The Thalassophryne amazonica chromosome 8, fThaAma1.1, whole genome shotgun sequence genome includes a window with the following:
- the LOC117515110 gene encoding SH2 domain-containing protein 7-like, which translates to MFAEMTPGTKHSLLVSKGFEQNCRPEKLCHISGSRSENQNHRKAFCFRNRLMFCFKERRRMKQRETPVQSVTNATEGQLRELASKWFIETQAPLITHNGFFPSWFLGFISRVDAEEILREKELGTFLIRLSDKAIGYILSYKGRNRCRHFVINQSKSGQFVVCGESEGHSTVSDLIEHYKMNPIEPFGEYLTSPCSEMLNEDLYDVIQVSPREKSASAIRKQQINSSNQLPTRPPRASRTLQDIPPLPQRSKHLEVGSPNDRKPEQGGVMYTELQKKLHRELTHICQNSSSEQYSATSGREKMQDQSINRCSPIPAENCVYSLLLDNKTRSLPLLDSSCDGAQSYRLSATSLTPLQRSPMPLRQATSYNPLPQNPNSHCRPNSNILDYRSKEAVYHLAGRPGSPHAVTDYRFMISEEDTTYAEVSPEFLSCHFHYENTYEQIPGHEDMDQSKCSSNTYESLDDHRHKPHLLNLRLKNNKCKWLFPEAKRK; encoded by the exons ATGTTTGCTGAAATGACACCAGGCACAAAACACTCACTGTTAGTCTCAAAAG GGTTTGAACAGAACTGCAGACCTGAGAAGCTCTGCCACATTTCAGGGTCAAGGTCTGAGAACCAGAACCATCGGAAAGCATTCTGCTTCAGGAACCGCCTGATGTTTTGCTTCAAG GAACGACGAAGGATGAAGCAAAGAGAAACACCTGTGCAGTCTGTCACTAACGCGACAGAAGGTCAACTCAGAGAACTGGCATCAAAGTGGTTCATCGAGACTCAAGCACCGCTCATTACCCACAATGGCTTCTTCCCATCTTGGTTCCTGGGCTTCATCTCTAGAGT GGATGCTGAAGAAATCCTCAGAGAGAAGGAGCTGGGCACTTTCTTGATCCGTCTCAGCGATAAGGCCATTGGATACATACTCTCCTACAA aGGTAGGAATCGGTGTCGACACTTTGTGATTAACCAAAGCAAATCAGGACAGTTCgtagtctgtggagaaagtgaaggccaCAGCACAGTCTCTGATCTAATAGAACACTACAAGATGAACCCCATTGAGCCATTTGGGGAGTATCTGACATCTCCATGTTCTGAG ATGCTGAATGAAGACCTTTATGATGTCATTCAGGTTAGTCCAAGAGAAAAGTCTGCTTCTGCTATCAGAAAGCAACAGATCAACTCCTCGAATCAACTGCCTACACGACCGCCAAGGGCCAGCAGGACACTCCAG GACATCCCACCTCTACCCCAGAGGAGCAAACATCTAGAGGTCGGTTCCCCAAATGATCGCAAACCTGAGCAGGGTGGCGTCATGTACACTGAGCTGCAGAAAAAGCTACACAGGGAGCTGACACACATTTGTCAGAACAGCTCATCTGAGCAATACTcagccacatctgggagggagaAGATGCAGGATCAGTCCATCAACAGGTGTAGTCCTATTCCTGCTGAAAATTGTGTCTACTCTTTGCTACTGGACAACAAGACCAGGTCTCTTCCTCTCCTGGACAGCAGCTGTGATGGAGCTCAGTCTTACAGGCTGAGTGCAACCTCACTCACCCCACTACAACGCTCCCCCATGCCCCTCAGACAAGCCACTAGCTACAACCCACTGCCTCAGAATCCAAACTCGCACTGCAGGCCAAACAGCAACATCCTGGACTACAGGTCTAAGGAAGCTGTCTATCACCTCGCTGGCAGACCTGGGAGCCCTCATGCTGTCACGGATTATAGATTTATGATATCTGAAGAAGATACAACATACGCAGAGGTCTCCCCTGAATTCCTGTCATGCCACTTCCACTATGAAAACACATACGAACAGATTCCTGGACACGAGGACATGGATCAGTCTAAATGCAGCAGCAACACCTATGAGTCTCTGGATGACCACAGACACAAGCCTCATCTTTTAAACCTGAGGCTGAAG AATAACAAATGCAAATGGCTGTTCCCCGAGGCTAAGAGGAAATGA